The segment TCCCAAGTTAAGTGGTTATTTATTGCAGTGAATTGCCTTTTGAAGTTAAGTGGTTATTTATTGCAGTGAATTGCCTTTTGTGACAATATTTTTTGGATTCAATCCTTTAATAAATCAGGTGGTTGACTACAAGGTCTCTTTCTGCATGATTAAAATacatacaaataccaataaactCTTGACAATGGAAAGACGTAACTGACGAGAGGTACTGAGGGAGAGGTTGGAAAGAGGAAGCTCTATTGAATATTCCACCCAATTTGTAGATTGTAAGTGCCATGTGGCAGCCCCAGGCTCGAGTTGATTATGTTGGTGTCACTGAACCTCCATGGCCTTCCTCCTTGTGAAGCTAATGCTATTGAATCTTCTCTCTTTTGGTTTTGGTCATTGATTTCAATTTGAACTGTGTTTTTTAGGTAATGTTTTGGTATTTATGCTTTATTTTGTTCAAAATGGAAACTTTGAAATGATCTTTGCTACAAcctaaaatattttggggtcgGGATTATCCAGGAATTTAACCCTTTTCATATGAGTTCAATTTGAGGGAATTTAACTATACATTCCATGCTTATTGTTCAACCTGCTTTGATGTATACTTCATTTATAATATGGGAGAGCTGCATTACCCAGCTATTCCACTTTGGATTGGGCAAGGATGAATGGACAGTTGATAAAAGCCATTTCTCCACGAGTTATGGAAACATATTGATATGCAGCATTACGGTATCTAGGTACTCCTAAGAACGCTTTTCATGTCCCATATGCAGTTTTGTGCTCTTGATCTCATTTTATTATGGCCCAACCTGCAAttctattttgttttaaaattgaGTCAACATAGTCCAGTTATAGTGTAAATGAGAGCCATTTTGGGGCTGTTTTATTACCATTTCAATGAGATAGTGGAGTTAGTCTTGAGTTGGTAGGAGCTATTGGATATCCTTGCCTTTCAATGTTGGACATTGATTTTGTTTGTTAAGtccgttaaaacttaaaacagaGCATCAAGCTCTCCTGCTTATAGCAATTCCTTACTTATTTTAGTGCCTCTGTTTTCCATCTTCTACAGCCTTCTATCTTGTTTCTTTGAGGAGACTACCGATGTATttctttccaagaaaacatgcaactCTAAACTCTCTTTCctgcagcaaaagaaaaagacaactTAGATATCTAGAGAAAAGATTATTATTGGGAATTGAGAAGTTTACCACCCTCTGCTGCAATCTCCTCTCTGAGATATCGGTGAATATCTACATTCCTCTCTCATCCCTCTTGAATATGCTGGAATATAGCAAACCATTTAGGTTTTTGATCTATTTCAGTCATTGTATTTTCTCTATGTATTCAGTAGCTTCAGTTACTCAGTTAAATCGGCTTTTGGTAATATTCATTTGATTGTGTATTAGGTCCAGTAAAGAATGCTATTGGTGTAAGGATGATTAAATCGAAATCTTTGTGTCGCTTTCATGTTCTTAGTATCATTAGTAATAATTTTTTGTCCTAATAGACTTTACGAATCCTGTTTTTCTCACTCGATTCAGCCATTAATGTCCTTTTGcactaattttgatattttagctTGAGGTAATTTTGTGCATCGCCTTCCTGTTCATTTTAACTTGATTTTGCTTAGTCCTTTAATGAGATAAATATTTCTAGCAACACTGGAGTTAGTCAAGCACGCAAGAAGTTTATGTGAAAAGTAAACTATTGCAACATCTCATTTATTGTTACTTCCTTTTCTTGGATATATTATTTCATGTTACTCTATTGGTTTACTGATTTGAACTTGATATTTAGTTGTAAATCATTTATAGTCTTTCCTTGTGAATCCGCTTTTACTTGATTTCATTTACTAGGAACATTAACTTTGCAAGTATGCAGGATTCATAAGAAGAATTTAGCGTCAATTAGGATTATACTCTGGACTTACTCTTAAGGCTTTTCCGTGTTCTCTGAGTTAGTTTAGAACTTTATTTAGTTTCTAAGGCATGTAATTTTACTTCTATAGAGTAACTTGACATTTGTATTTGTTTTAATGCCACGGATACGTGGGAATATCTTAAGTGGTTTTTGGTGTTTCTGATTTCTTATGTTACTGGCCTGCAACagtttgaacttttttttttgtttaaataaatattaaattgcTTATCTTAGTTCTTTGATGTATAGACGAAATTTTAACATTGGATGAGTTTGTGCAAATACTTCTTCATTGAAGCATTGGCTTTTGTTGAGGTTGTTTAAAAAACAAGGCTATCGCACTACCCAAATCTGTCCAATTGGAAGCTCGAATCGGTCAAGTTCTTGGCAGGAAGTAAATTCCCGTTAACTTCACTAAAGTGTATCTCTAGAATTAACTTCAATGTAACAACAGTTAAGGTTTGCTTATGATATTTTGTGCAGCTATGTACATCGTGATTTCGTATTACTAAGTTTGCTTTCCTTTATACTATTTGTTTATCGCAATGAATTTTCCTGCATGCTTGTTGATTAAAATTCTCTGTTTCTGGTAAACAAATGAACCTCCACATGCTTTTCTTGTCCAAATTGAGTACATGATACTAATATTCTGTAATTTACCTTGGCTCCCTTCTGTTTAAGTAGCTGTAATCCATGATGTCATAGCTAATGTGTTGTCCTTTCAATGCTTCCTCCAGCCTAAAACGTTAAGACCTCATGAACACGTGTATAGTTGTCTTCAAAATTGGACAATATATTGGCCATCAGGTCTGGATGGCATTGTACTTAGAATAACATATGACGATGTTATTTGAAGCTTTTGAACTTCCTTTAGTAGTGCTGGGATACCTGTAAAACTCATATCAGGCTGTTTTCAGTTATCTAATCTTGTTAAGGCTATCATATTGTCTAGAAGATTGAGATTTCCATCCAAATGTTAGGATGATTTTGGAAGCACACGTGATGTTGGAGGTTATATCAAAAAGCTACAAATTTTTGTTAGGATGATTTTCATGATTACATGACCATATAAAtgtattttcacaaaaattgatTCCGTCCCTACCCTTGACTTGATCTTTAATTCGTGAAACAGAGTTAAGGCTTCTGGGATCCCTTCTGATGAGAAAGTGAAGTTTGCATATGCAATCAACATAAGAAAGCTAGTCAAGCCACCACTACCAGCAGGATACTGGGGAATTCTGACCAAGGCTGAAGACCATGTCGATCAACCGATATATAAAACAGCAGAATTGATCAACAAGAGCAAATACAATGTATCTGATGAATATGTTCGATCATTTATCGATTTTCAGGAGCTAAATTATCATGAAGGGACCACAGTAGGAGCAAAGGTGAGTGGAATTACTGATTGGAGACACTTAGGCCATCCACAGTGGACTTTGGTTGGGGAGGTCCTGTTACAGTTTTTCCTCTGTCAAGAAACCTGCTTGGAAGCGTTGAGCCCCGTTTCTTTTTGCCCTATTCTTCAGCAAATGAAGGGGAAAAGGATGGTTGTAAACTTTCTGTGTGTTTGCAAGAACATGCTGTTTCAGGTTTCAAAGAAGACATGAATAAGTTGAAGAATTTAGAGCCTGGATTCCTTTGAATGAAGGGTTTCTTGTTATCTTTGTCTATGTTCCCGTCAAATTGAAGAGGTTTCAACTTGGTGAAATTGGCAAACCTTATAAGGGTCTTTGGACAAATGACCTTTTGCCTCAACATTTTCATTTGGTCCCGCAAATAAATGGGGAGTTGAAGGCGAACAATTTTTAGTGTATGTCTAGTTATAAAATCAAAGTCAACAGGCTAAATACTCTCTCTGCAATTAGACATTAGATCAACATAATGCAAATTTTACAAGTAAAAGCTACTCGCATGTATGGCTACGGGACTGAAATCCTGATATCATACCAATTAAGAAACGTGTTGATGACACAGGATTTGGGTCAGTAAAGTATTGAGAGAAGCAATCAAACAACCAGAAAGACAGTCAGAATTGCAAGTTCAAGTTCCCAATAGGCAAAAGCCACAGAAATTAGTAATCAGATTCCAAGAATCATAAAACCCCCAAAACTCAGCAGCCAAATTAATTCAttggcatcaatcaaatcaaatgTAACCCTAATCAGGTAAgaacaaactaaaacaaaagcaacCCACAAAAATTCATTCAAATCCAACTTCAAGAATCTACACCAGTAACTCTAgacaatttttcaaaggaaaagggagggaaaaaaactaataagagaCTATCATACCTCTGGAAATACTTAAGGAGTCTTCACCCTTGTTGGAGATGCTGTTGCAGGAACGGGGATGAGATGTCGCTGGAGATGGTTTGCCGAAGAAGGGATTGGTTTGCCTATGAGATGTCGCTGGAGATCGTCTTTTATCGCTGCCGCAGAAGGGATCGTCTTTTATCGATGGTTTTCCGTTGAAGGCTGTGAAAGAAGTCTGATTTTACTAAAGGAATCGGTGTAACTTATTTTTCATCAGAAATCATTTTCCCAAATTAAATTGCGTCCAAACAGTGGAATGTTTGGAAAAAATGTTTTCCGTCCAATTAAACGGACCTTACTCCTGTATATTCGAGCCGGAATTGATTAAAAGCTATTATCACTTTACTTTACCGTACCATTAAATCAATTTAACGAGTTAAAGACCTTTAATCATGTATATTTTCCCGCAACTGGAGCTAGGATTGATTAAAGGCtattatcattttatttctCTTTAATGTTTGGTACCACTATCAATTTCTCTCTTAACATTATTATCTTTTAGTCGTTTTACTCCAAAATTAACGATCAAACTTAACGAAATTTGTTAATTGAAGTGAAAGACATATTTAGTTCTTAAAATTACTATCTCTTTACTCTCATAAACTATAGCCTCgttatcaatttaccccctgGAGTTATGTATTAGGCAATTTACCTCgccattaaaccaacttagcgAGTTAAAGAACTTTAGAAAAACgataaaaaaatttagagtgactcttctccttttattatcaagaaaaaagtcaaagtgttaatctcttttttcttgacaatcttattaatattaaaaaaatagaaagatgggGAGAGGGAGGgtgagggggagagagagatagagagcgagagagagagagagagagagaagaactcaattcttttttaaaaaaataaaaataagaaagaattaaatacttttattattttaaaattatttcacttttctaTTTACCATCAAATTCCAATCATAATCCCAACAATCTTAAAAtaatacgataatgttagactctattttgttttctttccttccaaaatctaattttctgtctccttctttcctatctccttttctttttctagtattaataagtgtgaaaataatttttgagaaaaagatctcttaaagtgaaaaataaggaagaataatcattccaactttttatttttaattacatataaaaaagaaaaatatatttaaaatttttttaccaaACTAGTTAAATTATCGATGAGATAAAATatttagaaaataatgttaggaattaaagcgattgtatcactataatttcAAGAGaaaaagtgataataacaatgtgATAATGCTATAGAATAAAGGGGTATTTCTGTCCAAAAATTCTTAACATGTTGAGATGAATTATTTATGGGGATGAAGTggctaaaagataacgttaagaAATAAATTGACAGTAGTtatatagtttaagggggtaaagtgataataacccatGATTAAATAGTCTAATGGCTATTTACTTAAGCCCAACCGTTAAATCCATCCCACCCAAGCTCACCCAACCCAACATCACTGTCATTTGTCATatgttttcacttttatttcaTCCATAGAATTAGGGTAAATTTCCCAAACCTCCCCTAAAGCTTTACACAATTACAGGTAGCTCTcctcaaatttaaaaaattatatttatctcccttacttttactttttaggTAACAAAACCTCAAATAAGATAAGCAAAAAAAATGGTGTGAATATCCTAAACCATCCTCCTGGATTATTTTTTAAGTTCAAAATTACCTCTACCATCTCCATTCCTTTATCACTACCGGTCACTCCACACTACCATCTCTCTAGCTCCTCTtccactagaaaaaaaaaaaaaaagactgcaATATATGTTGAACATTAAGCCCATGTTCCATCCACTAAGCCTCCTATAagttctctctctccctccaaTAGCCAATCTATCAAGACATCAGGCTACCTATTTGATTCAATGTTGCCAAATTGTAAGGAAACTTACTAGCGTTGTTTCTTTCTGGAACTCCTTCATGTTTTTATACTTTTTAACGAAATATAACAATCTAACTTAAGACTCCTAATGGTTTCTTTCAAACTTGAAGTTGAATTAGCTAAGTAGTTTCTTCAGTTAATGATGACAAtaaccaacttgtacaagtgaaAGCTCATTCCATTACTCTAAAAATCATTAGTTAATCCAAAGAGTTTTACAACTCTCATAACTAACCACCAACTAActacaaattgaaaattcatCCAATTAATTGAGAACTACTTTATAAGTGAGGGTCACCTTCATAAGGGTTTTACTTCTCCTCTTTGAAAAAACTTATAAACTCAAATTTTTCCATACCTATACAATAATCAAAGTATGTTTCTATATAAATATCACACTTaaaagcttgtattttgtgtaggcAAAATTCCCTCTTCTTCTCATATTTGAGGGTATTTGTAGGTGGTGAAATTTTGCCCTAAAAGCCTTTCCAACAATCAAAAAATTAGTTGTTGATAAACTAGTCGTTGGAACTATCGGACGCCTAATATGAATTCTTTGTGTCCAACACTCGATCAGATGTTCGATCCAAATCTTCTGCATCTAACAAATGCGTTCAGACGCATCTCATCTGTCAGTTGTTCAAAAAATTGAGAGTAAAGATCGATACATTCTAACTTCTTTCGGATGCATTTGTTAGATGCAGAAGATTTGGATCGAACATCTGATCGAGTGTTGGACACAAAGAATTCATATTAGGCGTCCGATAGTTCCAACGACTAGTTTATCAACAA is part of the Coffea eugenioides isolate CCC68of unplaced genomic scaffold, Ceug_1.0 ScVebR1_645;HRSCAF=1356, whole genome shotgun sequence genome and harbors:
- the LOC113758664 gene encoding 3'-N-debenzoyl-2'-deoxytaxol N-benzoyltransferase-like, whose product is MLIVQPALMYTSFIIWESCITQLFHFGLGKDEWTVDKSHFSTSYGNILICSITVSRVKASGIPSDEKVKFAYAINIRKLVKPPLPAGYWGILTKAEDHVDQPIYKTAELINKSKYNVSDEYVRSFIDFQELNYHEGTTVGAKVSGITDWRHLGHPQWTLVGEVLLQFFLCQETCLEALSPVSFCPILQQMKGKRMVVNFLCVCKNMLFQVSKKT